In the genome of Paramisgurnus dabryanus chromosome 18, PD_genome_1.1, whole genome shotgun sequence, one region contains:
- the LOC135721731 gene encoding uncharacterized protein, producing MSQDDAKSRGSWITRSQASRTSSRHSRSSAAAAMARAEAEAARAKVAYAEKEMQIKIQKAQLEASLEKLNAEKTAAAAVAKAEVLEAALEFENDGYCSKLKCGSEQRSYNPIQMTEEYVQKHSILDSSLNPESQLQGFPTYTQPQHTPPPQVPTTLTYQPTQLKPERNEDPQTETHHSPKCSTTISKNPAHAQIGDGKHTEYWGHKTYDSYHPPLATPINTHQPAYHDSHIGAYDGRHYPPSTSVHSELRDNVFRGSSDENKNVTDFVSFLARRELVSTGLLKFDDKPGNYRAWKASFLNTVRGLNLSAKEEIDLLVKWLGPESAEHAKRLRAVHVNDPEKGLLVVWERLEECYGAPEVIEDALWKRLDNFPRISNKDNQKLRELADLLTELQAVKSEGELPGLAYLDTARGISNIVQKLPFALQERWMTQGSSYKDSYRVAFPPFSFFVNFVSQQARTRNDPSFMFVPCTGDQTKTDKYTNKNMSYRTPVSVHKTDISSASATATDPTHTKIEDPAKTCPIHKKPHPLYKCRAFRERPLEERKALLKQIGICFHCCASTSHFAKNCVKNVRCTECDDDKHHSILHPGPAPWSIKTLKLTHEHGGEDEIVGPNVAVTSKCTEVCGGDTTERSCSKICLVRVFPTGQKEKAVELYIILDEQSNRSLVRSEFFELFNVKGDRSPYSLRTCAGIVEKSGRRAHGFQVQSLDEKVTLSLPTLIECNQIPNNRSEIPTPEVAVQHTHLKCIAKQIPTLHTQAPIMLLLGRDLIRVHKVRKQINGPHNSPYAQKLDLGWVIVGSVCLGKVHKPDVVNTFYTNTLENGRASLFKPCPNRYFVKEIHDNTGSLICKDHIGCAVFQRSKDDDKIAPSFEDAAFLNIMELGFYKDKDNSWTAPLPFKIPRRHLPNNKVQALNRFRSLQRSFNRKPELKEHFFAFMQKIFQNGHAEEAPMLEPEEECWYLPIFGVYHPKKPGQIRAVFDSSAKHNGVSLNDVLLTGPDLNNNLLGVLLRFRQDSIAITADIQQMFHCFLVRPDHRNFLRFLWYQDNDFNKDIKEYRMRVHVFGNSPSPAVAIFGLRKTAQEGEETFGRDVRRFVERNFYVDDALKSLPSAPAAIDLLKRAQQMLACSNLRLHKIASNNAEVMAAFPSDDHASNLKDLDPEAGDLPMQRSLGVSWDLKNDTFTFQVSDEHKPFTRRGVLSTINSLYDPLGFVAPILLQGKAILRELTVDCHDWDAPLPAEKEQLWTAWRGSLQELINLQIPRSYTKVSPSTAQRRELCIFSDASVKSVAAVAYLRLFDQDGSFHVSFVFGKAKLAPRPELTIPRLELCAAVLAVDIAEFITAELDIQLDDISYFTDSKVVLGYIYNEKRRFYVFVNNRVQRIRRFSSPTQWHFVSTDNNPADHATRFISAARLKDTMWLTGPAFLSQPQQMHLRQGTFDLVNPEQDVDVRLLVYTLSTTVRERLLGSQRFCRFSSWKSLTRAISCLTHIVLLYKKNTEGSRDGCNGWHHCAQGHTVEMLTKAQNTIIRTVQEETYAKELQCIRDQISLPQDSLIRALSPFIDTDGLIRVGGRITEASLGYEEKQPIIVPGRHHIATLLVRYYHEQTQHQGRLFTEGAIRSAGLWIVGGKRCVNSLIFRCVTCRRLRRTCETQKMADLPDCRLNMDPPFSYVGLDVFGPWSVSSRRTRGGQADSKRWAVLFCCLSIRAIHIEIIESMDTSSFINALRRFIAIRGPVKQLRSDRGTNFVGACHELLIPSNINKKVERFLTDQGCMWEFNPPHASHMGGAWERMIGLTRKILDSMFLQLGSSRITHEVLVTLMAEVTAIVNSRPLIPVSTDPDDPFILTPATLLTQKTGPSLAPPGDFDGKDLYRRQWRQVQSLANTFWDKWRKQYLSTLQTRRKWQSDKPNLTKGSLVLIKVNQAKRNTWPIGRITEVFPSKDGRVRKVEVKVAHPDGVKVYLRPVTELVLLLPSED from the coding sequence ATGTCCCAAGACGATGCAAAATCAAGGGGCTCATGGATCACCAGATCTCAAGCTTCCCGCACATCCAGTCGCCATAGCAGATCTAGTGCAGCCGCAGCTATGGCACGCGCAGAAGCGGAAGCAGCCAGAGCAAAAGTAGCATATGCTGAAAAGGAGATGCAAATCAAAATTCAAAAAGCACAATTGGAAGCATCATTGGAGAAACTGAATGCAGAAAAGACAGCAGCTGCGGCCGTAGCCAAAGCAGAGGTTTTGGAGGCTGCTCTGGAGTTTGAGAATGATGGGTATTGCTCCAAGCTAAAGTGTGGATCGGAACAGCGATCTTACAACCCCATACAAATGACTGAAGAGTATGTACAAAAACATAGTATATTGGACAGCAGTCTAAACCCAGAGTCACAACTACAGGGTTTCCCTACTTACACCCAACCTCAGCATACACCCCCTCCGCAAGTGCCTACAACACTCACTTATCAACCCACGCAGCTCAAGCCTGAAAGGAATGAAGACCCACAGACTGAAACACACCATTCTCCAAAATGTTCTACCACAATAAGCAAGAACCCCGCACATGCACAAATAGGAGATGGAAAACACACTGAGTACTGGGGTCACAAAACGTATGACAGCTATCACCCTCCATTAGCCACACCTATAAATACGCACCAACCAGCATATCATGATAGTCACATAGGGGCTTATGACGGCCGTCACTACCCGCCAAGTACGTCTGTCCACAGCGAACTACGAGACAATGTGTTCAGAGGTTCGTctgatgaaaataaaaatgtgacaGACTTTGTAAGCTTTCTTGCCAGACGAGAGCTGGTTTCAACAGGACTGTTGAAGTTCGATGATAAACCTGGAAACTACAGGGCATGGAAGGCGTCTTTCCTGAACACTGTCAGAGGCCTCAATCTTAGTGCAAAAGAAGAAATAGATTTGTTAGTAAAGTGGCTGGGGCCAGAGTCAGCAGAACATGCGAAACGCTTGAGAGCTGTACACGTCAATGACCCAGAAAAGGGGCTGTTAGTTGTGTGGGAGAGACTGGAAGAGTGCTATGGTGCACCCGAAGTCATTGAGGACGCACTATGGAAGAGACTAGATAACTTTCCAAGGATTTCAAACAAAGACAATCAGAAACTCAGGGAGCTCGCAGACTTGCTGACCGAGCTACAAGCTGTAAAATCGGAAGGTGAACTCCCAGGCCTTGCATATCTAGACACAGCACGCGGTATAAGCAATATCGTACAGAAGCTACCGTTTGCTTTGCAAGAAAGATGGATGACACAAGGCTCCAGCTACAAAGACAGCTACAGAGTTGCCTTCCCTCCATTCTCTTTCTTTGTCAACTTTGTCTCCCAACAAGCAAGGACACGTAACGACCCAAGTTTCATGTTTGTTCCTTGTACTGGAGATCAGACCAAGACAgacaaatatacaaataaaaacatgagCTACCGTACTCCCGTATCAGTCCATAAAACTGACATCTCATCAGCCTCAGCTACTGCAACTGACCCTACACACACAAAGATAGAAGACCCAGCAAAGACATGTCCTATTCATAAGAAGCCCCACCCCCTTTACAAATGCCGTGCGTTCAGAGAGAGACCCCTCGAGGAGAGAAAAGCCCTTTTGAAACAAATTGGCATCTGTTTTCATTGTTGTGCGTCAACATCTCATTTCGCGAAGAACTGTGTAAAGAATGTTAGATGCACAGAGTGTGACGACGACAAACACCATTCGATCCTACACCCAGGGCCCGCTCCATGGTCCATCAAGACCCTAAAACTTACACACGAGCATGGCGGGGAGGATGAGATCGTCGGTCCAAACGTTGCAGTGACTTCAAAGTGTACAGAAGTTTGTGGCGGAGACACGACTGAAAGATCCTGTTCTAAGATTTGTTTGGTCAGAGTCTTCCCTACCGGCCAAAAGGAGAAAGCAGTGGAGCTGTACATCATATTGGATGAACAGAGTAATCGGTCCCTGGTAAGATCGGAATTCTTCGAGCTCTTCAATGTTAAAGGCGACCGCTCTCCATATTCCCTCAGGACATGTGCGGGCATAGTGGAGAAGTCAGGGAGAAGAGCACACGGCTTCCAGGTACAGTCTTTGGATGAGAAAGTCACTCTCTCCCTCCCTACTCTGATAGAGTGCAATCAAATTCCCAACAACCGATCTGAAATTCCCACTCCAGAGGTAGCTGTCCAGCACACGCACCTAAAATGTATCGCAAAACAGATTCCAACTTTACATACCCAGGCACCCATAATGTTGCTGCTTGGCAGAGACCTCATCAGAGTCCACAAAGTGCGTAAACAAATTAATGGCCCACACAACTCTCCATACGCACAAAAGCTCGACTTGGGCTGGGTTATAGTGGGCAGTGTCTGCCTTGGTAAAGTCCACAAACCAGACGTAGTGAACACCTTCTACACTAACACACTGGAGAATGGACGAGCATCCCTCTTCAAACCATGCCCCAACCGCTACTTTGTGAAAGAAATACATGACAACACTGGGTCTCTCATCTGCAAGGACCACATAGGATGCGCTGTTTTTCAGAGATCCAAAGATGACGACAAAATTGCACCTTCATTTGAAGACGCAGCGTTTCTGAACATCATGGAACTAGGGTTTTACAAAGATAAAGATAACAGTTGGACAGCTCccttaccttttaagataccgAGACGCCACCTGCCCAACAACAAGGTTCAAGCTCTTAACCGTTTCAGATCGCTGCAGCGGTCCTTTAACAGAAAACCAGAGCTGAAGGAGCACTTCTTCGCATTTATGCAAAAGATATTTCAAAATGGACATGCAGAAGAAGCCCCCATGCTCGAACCTGAGGAGGAGTGCTGGTATCTACCTATTTTTGGGGTGTATCACCCTAAAAAACCTGGGCAGATCAGAGCAGTTTTTGACTCAAGTGCTAAGCACAACGGCGTTTCTCTTAATGATGTTCTCCTGACTGGTCCCGACCTTAATAATAACCTCCTGGGCGTGCTGCTTCGTTTCCGTCAGGACTCCATTGCCATCACAGCGGACATCCAGCAGATGTTCCACTGCTTCCTTGTCAGACCAGACCACAGGAACTTCTTACGTTTTCTGTGGTATCAAGACAACGACTTTAACAAAGACATCAAGGAATATAGAATGCGCGTGCATGTTTTTGGCAACAGTCCTTCACCGGCTGTTGCTATCTTTGGATTGAGGAAGACAGCACAAGAGGGAGAGGAGACCTTTGGAAGAGATGTTAGAAGATTCGTGGAGAGGAACTTCTACGTAGATGATGCATTAAAATCTCTACCTTCAGCTCCAGCTGCTATCGATCTGCTCAAAAGAGCACAGCAGATGCTGGCATGTTCCAACCTCAGGCTGCATAAGATCGCGTCAAACAATGCAGAAGTCATGGCAGCCTTCCCCTCAGACGACCATGCCAGCAACCTAAAGGATCTAGATCCGGAAGCCGGTGATCTCCCCATGCAACGAAGTTTAGGTGTCAGTTGGGATCTGAAGAATGACACATTTACATTTCAGGTGTCTGATGAACACAAACCTTTTACACGACGTGGAGTCTTGTCAACCATTAACAGCCTGTATGACCCCTTGGGATTCGTCGCCCCGATCTTGTTGCAGGGGAAAGCCATACTTCGAGAATTAACAGTTGACTGTCATGACTGGGACGCACCGCTACCTGCCGAGAAAGAGCAGCTATGGACAGCATGGAGAGGATCACTCCAAGAGCTCATAAACCTACAGATACCTAGGTCCTATACAAAGGTCTCTCCATCCACAGCCCAACGCAGAGAGCTCTGCATTTTCTCGGATGCATCAGTCAAGTCAGTAGCAGCTGTGGCCTACTTAAGGCTCTTTGATCAAGATGGAAGCTTTCACGTAAGCTTTGTTTTTGGCAAAGCAAAACTAGCCCCTCGACCGGAATTGACTATTCCGCGGTTGGAACTATGTGCTGCCGTGTTAGCAGTGGACATCGCAGAGTTCATTACTGCTGAGCTGGACATTCAGCTAGATGACATCAGCTATTTCACGGACAGTAAGGTAGTGTTGGGCTACATCTACAATGAAAAGCGCCGGTTCTATGTCTTCGTGAACAACAGAGTGCAGCGGATAAGAAGGTTTTCCAGCCCCACACAGTGGCACTTTGTATCAACGGACAATAATCCTGCTGATCATGCAACGAGATTCATCTCAGCAGCACGCCTCAAAGACACCATGTGGCTCACAGGTCCAGCTTTCCTGTCGCAGCCCCAGCAAATGCACCTCCGACAGGGCACCTTTGACCTAGTGAATCCGGAACAGGACGTAGATGTCCGCCTTCTTGTATATACTCTGAGCACTACTGTCAGGGAAAGACTGCTTGGGTCCCAACGGTTTTGTCGTTTCTCAAGCTGGAAGTCGCTCACCCGTGCCATTTCATGTCTTACCCATATAGTCCTCCTCTACAAGAAGAATACAGAAGGTTCTCGTGATGGTTGCAATGGATGGCATCACTGCGCCCAAGGTCACACGGTAGAGATGCTCACCAAGGCCCAAAACACAATCATACGTACAGTTCAAGAGGAGACTTATGCAAAAGAGCTGCAGTGTATCAGGGATCAAATATCTCTTCCACAGGACAGTCTCATCAGAGCTCTGAGCCCTTTCATTGACACGGATGGTCTCATTAGAGTGGGTGGACGTATCACAGAGGCTAGTTTGGGATATGAGGAGAAGCAACCTATAATAGTTCCTGGTCGCCACCACATTGCCACTCTTCTTGTGCGCTATTATCATGAACAGACTCAACATCAGGGACGCCTCTTTACAGAGGGTGCCATTCGTTCTGCAGGCTTGTGGATTGTGGGTGGAAAAAGGTGTGTGAACAGTCTCATTTTCAGATGTGTCACTTGTCGTAGACTCCGTCGCACCTGCGAAACTCAGAAAATGGCCGACTTACCTGACTGCCGCCTTAACATGGATCCTCCATTTTCATATGTGGGACTCGATGTCTTTGGACCATGGTCAGTCTCGTCACGACGCACACGGGGAGGTCAAGCAGACAGTAAAAGATGGGCGGTCTTGTTCTGCTGTCTAAGCATTCGTGCCATCCACATCGAAATCATCGAATCTATGGACACATCTTCTTTTATCAATGCCTTGAGAAGGTTCATCGCAATTCGTGGACCGGTCAAACAGCTACGCTCAGACAGGGGAACCAACTTTGTCGGAGCCTGTCATGAGCTATTGATTCCTTCCAACATCAATAAAAAAGTGGAGAGATTTCTTACGGATCAAGGTTGCATGTGGGAGTTTAACCCCCCTCACGCCTCCCATATGGGCGGGGCCTGGGAAAGGATGATAGGGCTGACCCGCAAGATCTTGGACTCAATGTTCTTACAGCTGGGGTCTTCAAGAATCACCCACGAGGTCCTAGTCACCTTGATGGCTGAAGTGACAGCCATTGTAAATTCCAGACCGCTCATACCAGTGTCTACAGATCCAGATGATCCATTTATACTTACCCCTGCGACTCTGTTAACACAAAAAACTGGCCCCTCTCTTGCACCTCCAGGCGACTTCGATGGCAAAGACTTGTACAGACGTCAGTGGAGACAGGTACAAAGTCTTGCCAACACCTTCTGGGACAAATGGAGGAAACAATACCTGTCCACTCTGCAGACGAGAAGGAAGTGGCAGTCTGACAAGCCAAATCTCACTAAAGGGAGTTTAGTGCTCATCAAAGTCAATCAAGCCAAAAGAAACACATGGCCTATAGGGCGTATCACAGAAGTGTTTCCCAGCAAGGATGGCAGAGTTCGCAAAGTGGAAGTGAAGGTAGCACATCCAGATGGGGTTAAAGTGTACCTGAGGCCAGTTACAGAGTTGGTCCTCCTCTTACCATCCGAAGACTAG